From Penaeus monodon isolate SGIC_2016 chromosome 6, NSTDA_Pmon_1, whole genome shotgun sequence, the proteins below share one genomic window:
- the LOC119573874 gene encoding uncharacterized protein LOC119573874, protein MSTHLNSGRQSSEKRECECQEKSSLMETATCHESGSKFVPIRRRGLFFSDSVFQDTRNDFHKAIKEVLRNWGEESSIFDDLTSYRNLRSRDLREENQAVTSLEDESYHKFVIDVHDFMNGGEISVKAVNERELVVEGHLEKKEDGSRSSKRFLRRFVVPGDIQLDAVTSVMSSDGVLTISAPKKKPTIVIKEVKVPMSIEEKGSKSHTQIEDKIINSEEGSHEASSALTSRTKNQTKCEAHSVQETSTKATSQSSSVDTASFASNESQTRKHIIPVHYEVANESNSLEQLDRQHQVTLKDNQVSDNARKSECEAKVSTASLASEGKRSSESSYLPIIRKGLFSDDHFFENVRQNYSQAVKEVLESANEWSGERDAMQVYRNLRHDKIKNDKYKINILER, encoded by the exons ATGTCTACTCACCTTAATAGTGGGAGGCAGTCTAGTGAGAAGAGGGAATGTGAGTGTCAGGAGAAATCGTCCCTTATGGAAACTGCAACTTGCCATGAATCTGGAAGCAAGTTCGTCCCTATTAGAAGAAGAGGACTTTTCTTTAGCGATTCTGTTTTTCAAGACACCAGGAATGACTTCCACAAGGCAATAAAGGAGGTGCTAAGGAACTGGGGAGAGGAATCGTCCATCTTCGATGATCTCACAAGCTACAGAAACCTTCGGTCTCGAGATCTTAGAGAGGAGAATCAGGCTGTCACATCACTGGAAGACGAATCTTACCATAAG TTTGTAATCGATGTTCATGATTTTATGAACGGAGGAGAAATCAGTGTGAAGGCTGTGAACGAGCGAGAGTTGGTGGTTGAAGGTCActtggagaagaaggaagacggTTCCAGGTCCAGCAAGCGGTTCCTTCGACGCTTCGTTGTTCCTGGAGACATTCAACTGGACGCTGTTACTTCCGTCATGTCCTCAGATGGTGTGCTGACAATTTCGGCTCCGAAAAAG AAGCCAACGATTGTAATCAAAGAAGTCAAAGTACCAATGAGCATCGAGGAAAAAGGAAGCAAGAGCCACACACAGATTGAAGACAAAATCATCAACTCGGAAGAAGGCAGCCATGAGGCTTCATCAGCATTGACTAGCAGgactaaaaatcaaacaaaatgtgAAGCTCATAGTGTACAGGAAACCTCCACAAAAGCAACGTCACAGTCCTCATCCGTCGACACTGCTTCATTTGCGTCAAAT GAAAGTCAGACACGCAAACACATTATCCCAGTTCATTATGAAGTTGCAAATGAAAGCAACAGCCTCGAGCAACTTGATCGCCAGCATCAAGTTACTCTGAAGGACAATCAAGTTAGTGATAATGCTCGAAAATCAGAGTGTGAGGCGAAAGTGTCTACTGCTTCCCTTGCAAGTGAAGGCAAACGCTCTTCAGAAAGTTCGTATTTGCCCATAATCAGGAAGGGTCTGTTTTCTGATGACCATTTCTTCGAGAATGTACGTCAGAACTACAGTCAGGCTGTGAAGGAAGTGTTGGAAAGTGCCAATGAATGGTCTGGTGAAAGGGACGCCATGCAGGTCTACAGAAATTTACGTCACGACAAAATCAAAAATGACAAGTACAAAATCAACATTCTTGAAAGATGA
- the LOC119574248 gene encoding LOW QUALITY PROTEIN: uncharacterized protein LOC119574248 (The sequence of the model RefSeq protein was modified relative to this genomic sequence to represent the inferred CDS: deleted 2 bases in 1 codon), with product MAPIPHSYDPKVSACDANPCEREEPSKGRWDVALPISRRGSFFQDSFFSDVHDEFDATVRRVLGRWRDTDLSLRGRWDDSCRYSDILKRYRQLREEDQAVTVTTDISGHKIVVDVNDFLDGEVKVKVVGEKEVVVEGRVERREGGGSSVSSHSFRRRFSLPHLTDMSAITSVMSSDGILTITAPKMEEQSHQRTTIIPIKLEQVQNSDLSRTTNMNETGSVENTCEGSNCSPKLICDTIKKESINIPSHAKEIPTVNSLQPRSVEIQISRESINDNVCDVGRQETIERTQSDITDESSLVCKELDSTGLERSRQGFRDELLPITRRGSFFHDSFFSDMHQKFDAAIKKVLNRWSTNDLQWTDTWDDVGLRYKDILERYRELRSRHLEEKLAVTVTSDKTGHKIVMDVHEFTDGKVKVRVVGERELVVEGSTEKEEEGNSSISSHSFRRRFSLPRQTDMAAITSVMSSDGILTITAPKVEGKQEYLEESKEISGNRRLSKEEESRDAKRLLCIKSLKILFLTKMGLFFHDSFFKDSTEDFRKAVREILRRWGEASPEVDELTRYRLLRSRDLREETQAVTSLEDDRHHKFVIDVHDFMDGGEVSAKAVNERELVVEGHLEKKGDGSKSSKRFLRRFVVPGDIQMEAVTSVVSSDGVLTISAPKKKPLLKLTNEALKRDTKETKSTDQKANEFSSNETSLCSSEKCQRKEAIVPIQLENKREVFHEGNTADTLVSPDRVEQKHSSADLMSPTSDDDDDEGYTFIVRHPANSYRVTFGDDEESRAGKRDSSVCDPRSNYALKCSGFDCVNRNLPIVRKGLFADDCCFENVRHNYSQAVREVLEKANEWSCRSDAMNNYRKLRQKKVNLENQAVGVSEDAESHKIVMDVFDFISGDVTVRLVEGKELLVEGQAEKQDGSRVSRVSFVRRFALPDLVERDAISCVLSSDGILTIVSKMKGKAHGRDIL from the exons ATGGCCCCCATTCCACACTCGTACGACCCGAAGGTTTCCGCGTGTGATGCAAACCCCTGTGAGCGCGAAGAACCTTCCAAAGGGAGGTGGGACGTGGCCTTGCCCATCAGTCGAAGGGGGAGCTTCTTCCAAGACTCCTTTTTCTCGGATGTGCACGACGAGTTCGACGCCACCGTCAGGAGGGTTCTGGGCAGGTGGAGAGACACCGACTTGAGTTTGAGAGGTCGCTGGGACGACAGTTGTCGATACAGCGATATTTTGAAACGTTACAGACAACTGAGGGAGGAGGACCAGGCCGTCACCGTCACGACTGACATATCAGGTCATAAG ATTGTGGTGGACGTGAACGACTTCCTGGATGGAGAAGTGAAGGTGAAAGTGGTGGgcgagaaggaggtggtggtggaaggacgtgtggagaggagagaaggaggaggctcATCTGTGTCCTCACACTCCTTCAGACGCCGCTTTTCCTTGCCTCATCTTACCGACATGTCAGCCATCACGTCTGTCATGTCTTCAGATGGCATCCTTACTATAACTGCTCCGAAAATG GAGGAACAGTCTCACCAAAGGACAACTATCATTCCTATTAAGCTCGAACAAGTTCAGAACTCGGACCTTTCCAGAACTACAAATATGAATGAAACCGGTTCCGTTGAAAATACATGCGAAGGATCCAACTGCTCACCAAAACTTATCTGTGATACAATAAAGAAGGAAAGTATAAACATTCCAAGTCATGCCAAAGAAATACCCACAGTCAACAGTCTTCAGCCACGGTCTGTGGAAATTCAAATTTCAAGGGAGAGCATTAATGACAATGTTTGTGACGTTGGGAGGCAAGAAACGATTGAAAGGACACAATCTGACATCACAGATGAATCAAGCCTCGTCTGTAAGGAATTAGACTCGACAGGACTTGAAAGGTCTCGTCAGGGATTCCGGGATGAACTCCTACCAATCACTCGAAGAGGAAGCTTCTTCCACGACTCATTCTTCTCCGACATGCACCAAAAGTTTGACGCCGCCATAAAGAAGGTCTTGAACAGGTGGAGCACCAATGACCTCCAGTGGACAGACACTTGGGACGACGTGGGTCTTCGCTACAAAGATATCCTGGAGCGATACAGAGAGCTTCGATCCCGTCACCTGGAAGAAAAGCTTGCCGTCACCGTCACATCAGACAAAACAGGTCACAAG ATCGTAATGGATGTGCATGAGTTTACGGACGGAAAGGTGAAGGTGAGAGTGGTCGGCGAGAGAGAGCTGGTGGTGGAAGGAAgcacagagaaggaggaagaaggaaactcATCCATCTCCTCACACTCATTCAGACGCCGTTTCTCCCTGCCTCGCCAAACTGACATGGCAGCCATCACTTCTGTCATGTCTTCCGATGGCATACTAACAATCACTGCACCCAAAGTG gagggtAAACAGGAATATCTGGAAGAATCCAAAGAAATATCTGGAAATAGAAGACTTAGCAAGGAAGAAGAATCACGCGATGCCAAAAGGCTTCTGTGTATCAAAAGTCTGAAAATTCTTTTCCTC ACCAAAATGGGACTCTTTTTCCACGACTCCTTCTTCAAGGACTCTACGGAAGACTTTAGGAAAGCTGTTAGGGAAATCCTGAGAAGATGGGGAGAAGCGTCTCCGGAAGTCGATGAACTGACCCGCTACAGACTCCTTCGATCCCGAGATTTGCGAGAAGAGACTCAGGCCGTCACGTCTTTGGAGGATGACCGTCATCATAAG TTTGTTATTGACGTTCATGATTTTATGGACGGCGGAGAGGTCAGCGCGAAGGCTGTGAACGAGCGAGAGTTGGTGGTTGAGGGTCACttggagaagaagggagacggTTCCAAGTCCAGCAAGCGGTTCCTTCGACGCTTCGTTGTTCCTGGAGACATTCAGATGGAAGCTGTCACTTCAGTCGTGTCTTCTGATGGTGTGCTGACAATTTCGGCTCCGAAGAAG AAGCCCCTTTTGAAGCTCACCAACGAAGCGCTGAAAAGAgacacaaaggaaacaaaaagcaCAGATCAAAAGGCAAATGAGTTTTCGTCCAATGAAACTTCTCTCTGTTCATCAGAG AAGTGCCAGAGAAAAGAAGCCATTGTTCCAATCCAGTTGGAAAATAAGAGGGAAGTTTTTCACGAAGGTAATACAGCAGATACACTCGTGTCTCCTGACAGAGTTGAACAGAAACACTCATCTGCAGACCTAATGAGCCCAACTTcagacgatgacgacgatgaaggATACACATTCATCGTGAGACATCCTGCAAATTCCTATCGAGTTACCTTTGGTGATGATGAAGAATCCCGTGCGGGGAAGAGGGATTCCTCGGTGTGTGATCCCAGGAGCAACTATGCTCTTAAGTGTTCAGGATTTGATTGCGTTAACAGGAACTTGCCCATCGTCAGGAAGGGTCTGTTTGCTGACGATTGCTGCTTCGAGAATGTTCGTCATAACTACAGTCAGGCTGTGAGAGAAGTTTTGGAAAAGGCTAATGAATGGTCTTGTCGAAGTGACGCCATGAACAATTACAGGAAACTTCGTCAGAAGAAAGTCAATTTAGAAAATCAAGCAGTTGGTGTCTCAGAGGATGCAGAATCGCATAAG ATTGTGATGGACGTGTTTGACTTCATTAGCGGCGACGTGACAGTGCGGTTGGTGGAAGGAAAGGAACTGCTGGTCGAGGGTCAAGCAGAGAAGCAGGACGGAAGCAGAGTGTCCCGAGTGAGCTTCGTGCGTCGCTTTGCGTTGCCTGACCTCGTCGAGCGAGACGCCATCAGCTGCGTGTTGTCCTCCGACGGAATCCTGACAATCGTCTCCAAGATGAAGGGAAAGGCGCATGGGAGAGATATTCTTTAA